CTTTTATTTCAGGAACACAAATGAACAAATTTCCCTTTACTATTTTTCTTGAGTCCATCTGTAAGCCCGTTATTTCTGTTTCTAAGTTCCCTTCAGTTCGCTTAATAGTGAAAAGGGATGCTATCTCTTGTAACCTCATCATTTTCCACCTCATCGTTGTATGTTTTGCAAAACAAAAATAAGTCTCTTTTCATTAAATCTAATTCAATATGTAAAATTTCTCGGCATTATTGTTAAGCAAGCTTAAAATATACAACAATTTTAACATGAATGCTAAATTCTTTGCGTTATTATTTGTACATAATTACATCATTTAGACTGTTGAAGTGTATGTACAAAAAGCCTTAGTTAAAGGCTGTTTTTTCATTAATTGTTGCTTTTCGTACTAAGAACTAAATATGTAAAACCAAGTATTTGTGGCATTTTTTCTTCTCTAACATAATGACACATATATATCTAATTCTTGATATTAGCAACAAAGTTGTCGAAAAGATCCTATAATAACTATATTGTAACTTGTTTGTAACTAATCATTTCCCTTTTGCTATTAAAATGAAATGGAGGATAAATATAGAGAAGTAATTGAAAGGGGAATATTACATGAAACGAAACAAAGTAATAGTAACAACTGTATTGTCTGCATTGCTTGTAGGAGGTACAGTGACTGGCTTTATGCAAGTACCTGAAAAGGCTAAAGCAAAAGAATCAGTACTAGTAAAACAATCTGATAAGGATCAAAACGTTCTAACAATAACTAATAAAACAGCAAGCGAGAATTTGGAAGAAATTTCTTCAATATTTACGATTAACATCCCAGTAATTGAAAATGAAAATAATATTTCTTCATTACAAAGAATTAATACGATAATGGACTATGAAATCATAGACTTTAAAAATAGACTGCGTAATCAATTTGCCCAAACGTATTTAGACCTTAATGGTGAAGTGTCATTTGGTTTTAGTGGTGATGCAACTTATGAAGTAGCGTTTAATAATGATCAGATTATCAGTATACCAGTCACATACACACAATATGCTGGGGGAGCACACTCAAATACAGAAATTGTTGGATATAACTTTAATTTAGAAACAGGTGAATTGATCTATGTGAGTGATTTATTTAAATCTGACTTTCATTTTCAAAAAGAAATAAACAACAAGATTAAAGAAGAAATCTCTAAACAACCTGAAGAATATTTTGAA
The Cytobacillus sp. IB215665 genome window above contains:
- a CDS encoding DUF3298 and DUF4163 domain-containing protein, with amino-acid sequence MKRNKVIVTTVLSALLVGGTVTGFMQVPEKAKAKESVLVKQSDKDQNVLTITNKTASENLEEISSIFTINIPVIENENNISSLQRINTIMDYEIIDFKNRLRNQFAQTYLDLNGEVSFGFSGDATYEVAFNNDQIISIPVTYTQYAGGAHSNTEIVGYNFNLETGELIYVSDLFKSDFHFQKEINNKIKEEISKQPEEYFEDALVTVDRLDVNFNYFIKDSAIVVQFKAYELTSYASGLPSFEIPLKDFENNLTPIGKSIISSKK